Below is a window of Camelus bactrianus isolate YW-2024 breed Bactrian camel chromosome 7, ASM4877302v1, whole genome shotgun sequence DNA.
TAAtgataaccaaaaagaaaaaaatgccaaaagtTCATCTCACCACTGAGgcagcttttaaaattctttactttgaaaactggTGACTAAGTAGAAAGAAATTAAGCATTTTTTGCTTTTCCAGCAACATTGGTCTTTAAGAGAATCCAAACAGCTTCAGCTAGTGAAGAAAAGCTCTACTTTTACAGGAGAATATCAATTGTAATGCAGAAGGATGACAGAATTAGAAATCTATCATTCTGTAACCCTCGTAAAACGACTAGTTCTGGGAACAATTAGGTTAATGACTGATGGGATAATGGTTCTAGCCTAACCATCCAATGAAAAGATCAGACGGTAATCTCTCTAGTCCAGGGGTCACTCTTAGCATTACTAATGGTTACTCACCCAGGTGTGTGTGTTCTGGCATGACGCAGTATGAGGGACATCACATCATCTACAATGTGCTCTAACAAGAAAATGCTTAACTCAGCCAAGCCTTTAAATTCCGGGGttcaggaaatgaaaaggaaagaggagtACATGAAGTGCATCAGTGAGGAGGAAGCCCGGTAAATCCAGGCGAGCCGCTCTACAAGAAAACACACATCACATGTCTCCCTGGGACTGAAGGGTCCTGAGATTTGGGGTCAGTTATGGAAAATAATAAGAGTTCCCCAAGTTTCTATCAGCAAACTAGTCATGATAGACTAAAACTGAAAACCATCAAGAAATCCATCACCAGCACAGTGAACAAATGAGCTGTGATACATTCACACCATGAAGCGTAAAAAGCAACGAGAATGAATGACCTACAACCACCTACAACAATGTGAAAGATTCCTACCAgcatgttgagtgaaagaaggcaATCGTAATAGTTTATATAATGTACAGAAACAGGCAAACTAATCTGATTACTTTTGGGGAGACTGTGACTGAAAGGGGGCCCAAGCGAGGCTTCTGAAGTGATAAATTCTGTTCTACATCTGGGTGCTAGTTATATGGGCGTATATGAAAACTCAATGAACTGTATACTTACAACTgcatgtgtattatatatacttcaataaaaagtttttttaaagctccttAAAGTATGCAATTCCATCTTAGAGCTCTGCTTCCAGTATATCACTGCAATGTTAAATGActtaaaagcatatatatatatatttggaaaatttatCTTTTAGGTAAGAGtacatatttataaaagataACCCCAAATTTTATGTCCATGAAATTCTAAAGTTTAGCTATTATAATGTATGTATTATACAATATAAAACTACAGAAAGGTACATTGTtcaaaaaacataatttttcagtAAGATGGTTATCAAAAAGTTGAATAAATGTGAACTAATTTCACTTATAATTTTCTGGatggcaaattaaaaataaatactaacagATCTCTAATGAAATGTTAACATTATCTATTCATTATATGGTATTTCCAAATTGTTCattatatattacaaataatCTCAGATGCAAAGAGACTTAACTGCATCATTCACATTTTATAGGATTTCTCTGAAAACAGTCTATTTAAAGGGGCTTTATTATCTTCAtggttttatatttgaaaaaactGAGACAAGGAAAAGCTAATTGTTTTATTAATAGGATCACCAATTCAATGATCAGTAAGATCATTAAAATTCTTAGACTTTCAAATACAAAAAgatcatgaaataaaaattagcagTGGTCTTATGAATTATGACTCCTGTCTTAAAAAGAGTACTTACATAGTATAAAACCTACATTGCATTTAAGAAAAACTTGGCAGCTTTTAGGCAATTCAACTAATATACTGAGAGTTATATTCTATTTCAAACtcaaaatatagatataaatactAGAAGCATAATTTATATCACAGAATAAAAGGGAGCTTTTTAGCATAATGCATATCATAGAATAAATGAGGCAATTACTGAATATGCAACACATCACATGTatgacaaaaacacaaaaatatttaaataaaaaaatgacagGCACTGCCTTCTCCATTTCTGAAGGCTTATTAACATTTCTGTTCCAAGAAAAAAAACCAGATTAAAGGTAATTAGAATTACCTTAACAGCCACTCCTTTGCCTTCAGGAAATTCTAGAAGATGGAAAGTCAGTTCCTCAACCCTATTAATGCAGAGCCTTGGGTCAGTTGTCCTTCTCAATGCCTGAACTAACGCCCGGGTTCTGTTATCAATGCTCACTCTGGCAATGATCTAGAAAGACACATTAAAATACATACAATTAGAATATGAAGCTGTTCTAGTAATACCAACAAATGATTAGAGTTTCTTAGGTCCCACTGGGAGATGAAACTTAAAACTAAACTGAGTAACAGCTTGCCTTTTCTCGCTGGAGAGAGAGCCGCCTTTTCTCCTCGGTGTGTTTGTCTTTGCTGACGGCCTGCTCAGCTTTAACCGCCTCCTCCTGCTCTTCCGACTGGCTCTTTGAATCATACTTTAATTTGGGGACAAGTCCACCGATATAACCACCTACTAAAGCTTGTACTCCTTCGGTGGGACGGGAAAGAAAGTTAGCAATACTTTGTTTCGTGGAGACAGGAAGAACCTCAGGTGTTCCACTGGGACCTGCAGGCTCGTCCTCTGTACTCGAAGCGGCTTCTGAGCCCAGCTTCTTTTCAGTCAGGACGCTGGCATCTGGGGAACTGGATTTCTCTTCTTCGACCTTTTTAATTTCAAGTTCTGATTCGTCCTGGAAacgtttcttttccttttcttgagaCATTTCTTCCTCCCGCTTGAAGTAGGAATTAATATGATGTGACAAAAAGTAGAATGACTCTCCAAATTTTGTGGTGATATTACTCGTGTAATGGAAAAGGCTTTGTTTAcctgtatcttctttatctagaATGTGACTCTGCTCTTCTGGGAAAGAATTCTTTTCTGCTGATTGGTTGCtgtattttttcagaaatttgaTGGTTTCTTTAACGGTTTTCTGTTTGAACCAGCCACTATCTGATACTTTTCTTAATATTCGAGAACTTGGCTTAAATTGAGCCAAACGAGAGATCATTTCATTCTGATTGCCGAAAACAGCCTTTGAAACGGAGTTCAAAGTACTTTTAATACGGGACATACGAAGGCTCACTTTTGTAAGGCCCTTGGGAGAAGAAGTGCTAAGTCTCAAAATTCCGATATGCAAACCATGGTTGCTAGGATAGCAACAGTGCTTACTGCAAGGATGTGCCTCATTTTTGGTCCATTTACATCTTATTTTGCTTGTATAAGAACCTCCTTGCAGACTGATGTGGCTTATCCTCCAGTGATATTTAGGTGAGCACAAGAAATGCAGCGGCTTGCTTCTCTGCTTCCCACAAAGACTTCTCACATTACTAAGGaggtaaatataatatatatctatagTCAAATTAATAGACAtaacttaaaaatcatttattttctatatgttACAACTGTCACTTCATTCCTGAATGCTTCATTTAAGAAATGCCACAATTCATGGTCTTACCTgaaatggcaagaaaaaaaaaattaggattcAAGGTAAAACTGAAATTGGGTAAGAGATAAAATACATTACTACTTGAACTAAACTCAGCAAATTGTCTCAAAAGAAGACAGAATGATATATTCCCATTATGGCTGATAATGGCTGATTTCACTTTTAAGCTAACAGAAAATAACTCATCTCTCAGTACGGAAgtcaatgaataaagaaaatgagcagCAGGATGTTTCATGAAAACCGATTGAGGGAAGCTACCCAGTAGGTAAGGTTTCCTACACCACAAAACTGAATATGCAATTTAGATAATctgctatttttcttccttattgttGAAGTCTTGACTACTTTATGTGATACCAGACTTTAAGTTCTTTGAAGAGTCAAGTCTTTTATTCATTGCAAACCATCTGTAGACTATTTAGTCTGAAACCTAGTCCCCCTAAAATCAAATTCTTCTGCTGAGTTTGATTAACCTCTCtatctaaaatgttattttcttgtcCAACTCCTGTTCCCCTCAAGACTGAGCAGTATCCAAGAAAAGGGGGGATGGAAACCAGAGCAGGACCCTGCGGGGCCCTCTCGGGCACAAAAGCCTTTCTGTGTTCCCAGTTTCTTGTATGTAGGAAAAAGGCTTTTGcttcctagaccttccctgagttccaaagggcagattcaaacagttactaatcAAGGGAGTGAAGGAATGCAGAAAGAAACAGTAGTGCTGAGATGGGGCAAGGTCCGGCTCCTCCTGGGGTGGGCTGGTGTGCATAACCACTTGATACA
It encodes the following:
- the PNPLA8 gene encoding calcium-independent phospholipase A2-gamma isoform X1 → MSINLTIDIYYIYLLSNVRSLCGKQRSKPLHFLCSPKYHWRISHISLQGGSYTSKIRCKWTKNEAHPCSKHCCYPSNHGLHIGILRLSTSSPKGLTKVSLRMSRIKSTLNSVSKAVFGNQNEMISRLAQFKPSSRILRKVSDSGWFKQKTVKETIKFLKKYSNQSAEKNSFPEEQSHILDKEDTGKQSLFHYTSNITTKFGESFYFLSHHINSYFKREEEMSQEKEKKRFQDESELEIKKVEEEKSSSPDASVLTEKKLGSEAASSTEDEPAGPSGTPEVLPVSTKQSIANFLSRPTEGVQALVGGYIGGLVPKLKYDSKSQSEEQEEAVKAEQAVSKDKHTEEKRRLSLQREKIIARVSIDNRTRALVQALRRTTDPRLCINRVEELTFHLLEFPEGKGVAVKEKIIPYLLRLRQIKDETLQAAVREILALIGYVDPVKGRGIRILTIDGGGTRGVVALQTLRKLVELTQKPVHQLFDYICGVSTGAILAFMLGLFHMPLDECEELYRKLGSDVFSQNVIVGTVKMSWSHAFYDSQAWENILKDKMGSSLMIETARNPTCPKVAAVSTIVNRGLMPKAFVFRNYGHFPGTNSHYLGGCQYKMWQAIRASSAAPGYFAEYALGNDLHQDGGLLLNNPSALAMHECKCLWPDVPLECMVSLGTGRYESDVRNTMTYTSLRTKLSNVINSATDTEEVHVMLDGLLPPDTYFRFNPVMCENIPLDESRNEKLNQLQLEGLKYIERNEEKMKKLAKILSQEKTTLQKINDWIKLKTDMYEGLPFFSKL